Proteins from a single region of Clupea harengus chromosome 5, Ch_v2.0.2, whole genome shotgun sequence:
- the LOC105912153 gene encoding G-protein coupled receptor 22-like translates to METESYTTLRLETSDGMGTVVSTGILESHGGSTPPSGWHTPYPIGFQVSLTSFLMLELVLGFSSNLTVLVLYCSQSNLVDSVSNMVTVNLHILDIVVCVLCLPLTVVVVLLPPGRDLALICCFHEACVTFASISTAINVLVISMDRYDISVRPANRLLTPRWAGMLLAAVWAVSLAVFFIPFIEVDFFSSETDYGVPGTTESTSWRNRTLLCVGGQGYHIGLGMYYHLLLQVPIFFATVVVMLFTYSRILRALNIRIGTQLRKNQHVRRGLGCRGRRGRRRKRKAEQEELERAEQSKQLTHPPLISSPTPTATSPPALSTAPLMGADSAAASPAPAPAPLGVQASVSAIIALRRAVRRHRDRRERQRRVFRMSLLIISTFLGCWAPISVTNMLILCLGPSDTLVSLRLWFLAMAYGTTISHPLLYAFTRQKLRRVLRAKVKKRVVSLLQVDPSPGGTVIQNSWVEARKGRKLRLEGSDAMDRCLTEPL, encoded by the coding sequence ATGGAGACCGAGAGCTACACCACCCTGCGCCTGGAGACCAGCGACGGCATGGGGACGGTGGTGAGCACTGGAATCCTGGAGAGCCACGGCggctccacccctccctctgggTGGCACACGCCGTACCCAATAGGCTTTCAGGTGTCCCTGACCAGCTTCCTGATGCTGGAGCTGGTGCTGGGCTTCAGCAGCAACCTGACCGTGCTGGTGCTCTACTGCTCCCAGTCCAATCTGGTGGACTCGGTCAGCAACATGGTGACGGTCAACCTGCACATCCTGGACATTGTGGTGTGCGTGTTGTGCCTGCCGctgacggtggtggtggtgttgctgCCCCCTGGCCGTGACCTGGCGCTCATCTGCTGCTTTCATGAGGCCTGTGTGACGTTTGCCAGCATCTCCACAGCCATCAATGTGCTCGTCATCAGCATGGACCGCTACGACATCTCTGTGCGACCGGCCAATCGGCTGCTGACGCCGCGCTGGGCAGGGATGCTGCTGGCGGCCGTGTGGGCTGTCTCGTTGGCGGTCTTCTTCATTCCGTTCATTGAAGTGGACTTCTTCTCCTCAGAGACGGATTACGGGGTGCCCGGCACCACCGAGTCCACGTCATGGCGCAACCGGACGTTGCTGTGTGTTGGCGGGCAGGGCTACCACATAGGGTTGGGAATGTACTACCACCTCTTGCTGCAGGTGCCCATTTTCTTTGCCACGGTGGTGGTGATGCTCTTCACGTACTCGCGCATCCTCCGCGCGCTCAATATCCGCATCGGCACCCAATTGCGCAAGAACCAGCATGTCCGCCGCGGCCTGGGCTGCCGGGGCCGCCGCGGTCGCAGGCGCAAACGCAAGGCGGAGCAGGAGGAGCTTGAGAGGGCCGAGCAGTCCAAGCAACTCACCCACCCTCCACTCATATCCTCGCCCACCCCTACCGCCACCTCCCCTCCGGCCCTGTCCACTGCGCCCCTGATGGGTGCGGACAGCGCAGCAGCgtccccagctccagctccagctcctttGGGGGTGCAGGCCTCGGTGTCGGCCATCATTGCCCTACGCCGGGCCGTACGACGCCACAGGGACCGGCGGGAGCGCCAGCGGCGCGTCTTCAGAATGTCGCTGCTCATCATCTCCACCTTCCTGGGCTGCTGGGCGCCAATCTCGGTGACCAATATGCTGATTCTCTGCCTGGGCCCCAGCGACACACTCGTTTCGCTACGCCTCTGGTTCCTGGCCATGGCCTACGGCACCACCATCTCCCACCCGCTGCTTTATGCCTTCACGCGCCAGAAGCTGCGGCGCGTGCTCAGGGCCAAGGTCAAGAAGCGCGTGGTCTCGCTGCTGCAGGTGGACCCCTCTCCCGGGGGCACTGTCATCCAAAACTCCTGGGTGGAGGCACGGAAGGGCCGTAAGCTACGCCTGGAGGGCAGTGACGCTATGGATCGCTGCCTGACGGAACCGCTGTGA